The Armatimonadota bacterium genome includes a region encoding these proteins:
- a CDS encoding sigma-70 family RNA polymerase sigma factor, with translation MDDAAVELMRRIRAGDAGALDDLIARHGRILRSHIERYVPSADAQDLLQELWLRVWQRAHQWDGRGRLLAWLLTIATNLALNHLRARHPVVSLAAFGDDEFSETLATAPEALVPGPEDQAVWGDELDRARSALAQLPADKQAAVRLVRIEGRSLREAAAALGVPVGTIKSRLHHAHKLLMEQLEEDT, from the coding sequence ATGGACGATGCTGCGGTCGAGCTGATGCGGCGCATCCGGGCAGGCGACGCCGGCGCCCTCGACGACCTGATCGCTCGTCACGGGCGCATCCTGCGCAGCCATATCGAGCGCTATGTCCCATCGGCGGACGCCCAGGACCTGCTGCAGGAGCTGTGGCTGCGCGTGTGGCAGCGCGCTCACCAGTGGGACGGCCGCGGTCGGCTGCTGGCGTGGCTGCTCACGATCGCCACCAACCTTGCGCTCAACCACCTGCGGGCGCGGCATCCGGTGGTGTCGCTGGCGGCATTCGGCGACGACGAGTTCTCCGAGACGCTGGCGACGGCACCTGAAGCCCTCGTCCCCGGGCCCGAGGACCAGGCCGTCTGGGGCGACGAGCTCGACCGCGCCCGCTCGGCCCTGGCTCAGCTCCCCGCCGACAAACAGGCCGCCGTGCGCCTCGTGCGCATCGAGGGGCGCAGCCTGCGCGAGGCCGCCGCCGCCCTCGGCGTCCCCGTCGGCACCATCAAGTCCCGGCTCCATCATGCGCACAAGCTGCTGATGGAGCAACTGGAGGAGGACACATGA